The DNA window TCGGGATCAACAGGGGTGAGGTCAGGGCAGTCAGCAGGCTTTCCAATGTTCGTCCCGACGTTAGAAGGCGTACTTCACGCGCAGACGCAGCGTGCGGGGCTTGTTAGGCCGCGCGCCGAAGGGGCGAAGTGACACCACGGCTTCTTCGTCCAGCAGGTTGTCGACGCTCAGCTGGAGCGTCCAGTTCTGATCGACAAACCAGGAGGCGGACGCGTCGACGGTGGTGTAAGCGTCGGTATGGGTGACCTGGCCGATGGGTTCGCTACCCGCCACATCGCGCATCTCGCTTTGGTAGCTGAACGCGACATAGGCCTCCCAGCGGGTTGCCTTGGCGCCCAGCTGCAGTCGGGCGATCTGCTCGGGGATGTAGGGCAGCTCGTCGCCAGCTTCGACTTCGCCCCACTGGGAAAAGCTGCTGCTGAAGTCGCTCTGGAATGCGGTTTCGGTGTAGGTGTACGACAGCATTACTTCGCCGGTGAGGGCATCGCTAAGCTGATGTGACCATTGCCCCAGAACCTCAACCCCGGCGATTTCTGCCTCGCCGCCGTTAAACTCCTCGCCGGCGTTACAGTTGGTGTCGCTGGCCCGGCAGCGGCCAAGCAGGTTCTCGTAGTCGCTGAAAAAGCCGATGGCTTCCAGGCTGAGGTTTTGATTCTGGTAACGCAGGCCGTACTCGTAGTTGGTGCTCAGCTCCGGATCAACACCACTGCTGGCTGAGGGCGACGCCGGGGAGAAGCCCCGGTTGACGCCGGCCAGCAAGCCGAGATTTTCAGTGTATTGCCAATACAGCGAAACGCCGGGCAGGGTTTCGGATTGGGACTTGCTGTTACTGGTGCCCGCGAGGTCGTCGTCGGCATCGCCGTCGATTTCTTCGTGGCGCAGCCCCACCGTCAGTTTGAAATCACGCCAGGACAGGGTGTCGCTAACATACAGGGCAATGGCGTCAGCACTGGCTTCATTAAGCTCTTTGTCGCCGCGCTGTTGGCCATCGTTGATCATGGCGCCATCGGTCATCAGGTAACCGCGAATGCTGTGATCCCGCTCCACGTAGTCGCTGTGAATTCGCAGGCCCACATCGAGATTGTGGTCGATGTCGCCCTGACTAAACTGCATTTTCATTGCGGTTTGTGCGCCGTAAGAGCCGTATTGCCGGTCGTTGTTGGTCACGTCCAGCATGTCGGCATCACTGCCGTTACTGTTGATTTCGCCGCGCAGGATGCCCAGTTCACGGGTGAAAATGTCGGGGTTGGCGAACACATCGCGGATGGCGACGCCGTCGATAAATCCGTCGAGCTTGTTCCAGCTGCGGTCAAACTGGTGCCAATAAACAGCGCTGCTCACACTGATGCTGTCGTTGAGATCGAAACTGTGGCCCAGATGGAGTTGGCTGTGTTCTGACGTGAAGTGGTCAAGTTGGCTGGCGCGATAGCGACGGTAGGGGTCGTCGTCAAAGTCAGCCTCGGTGAGACCGAGGTAGGTCTCATCGGCGTCCTCATCGGCGTAACCCAACTTCAGGGTAAAGGCGTGATTTTTTTCGCTGCCGCCCTGGGGTTTCCAGCTCAGTTTGACGTTGATGTCATTGCGTTCAAAGCCCGTGTCGCCACCGCCGTCCAGCTCCTTGAAGCCATCACCGCTGAAACGCAGCAGGTCGATGGCGTAGCCAAACTCGCCGACGGTCTCGCTGCTGAAAAACTGGGCTTTCTGGTAGTTGTCGGTGCCGTAGCTTAGGTCGATTTCACTTTCCCGCTCCTCGCTGATGGGGCGGCTGGCAAAGTTAATAGCGCCCCCCACCGTGTGTGGGCCGTGCACGATGGCTGCCGGGCCTTTCACCACCTCAACGGCGCTCATGCGGCTGATGTTGGGAATGTAGTAGGCCGCGGGTGCGGCATAGGGCGCCGGGGTAATGAGGATGCCGTCTTCCATGATGGTGATTTTCTGGCTGCGCTCGGAGGTGGCGCCGCGAATGCCGATATTGGGGCGGAGTCCGTAGCCGTCTTCCTCGCGGATATAGACGCCGGGCAGGGTCGACATCACTTGGTTCAGATCGGAAAAATCGAACTGATCCAGCATGGTTTCGTCGATCAACTGGGCGGAGCCACCCAGGCTCAATATGGCGTCTTTACCGCCCGTCACCAGCACCTCTTCGGGCTGCTTGTCGGATTGGGCCAGCGCAGCGGTGGAGGATAGCAGCGCGCCAAAAATCAGGGGGTTGCGTAGCAAGTTCATCGTGCGGTCATTCCTGGAATTAGTCATTGTCCGATTGAGCGCGGTCCGGCAGGTCAACATCCACTGCGGCAACAAAGCCCACTTTCAGGGTATCGGTCACCCGGCGAATGTAGCCGAACAGGTTGCAGGCGGGGCGGCTGCGCTCGCCGTCGGGCGTGTTAGCCGCGTCGACGCAGGCCTGGGCATCTTCTTCATTGGCGATGCCCTCTACCTGTTGGCGCAAGCTCAGGGTCATTGTGTCGATTTCTTCGATTGCCGCGTTGCTGTTTTCCCGCATCAACTCGGTCACTTCGGGTACGCCGGCCTGGGCGATGATGTCATCAAACCCCAGGCCATTGCCGCCCTCGAGCAGGCGCAAAAAGGATTGCACGTTGATGCTGATGTTGTTGAGGCTGTACTGGGCGAAGGGGGACTCGATCACCTCGGGGCAGCTCACCTGGCTGCAGGCGGCGCTAATACCCAAGGGAATACCGAGCTTGGCATCTTTGGTATCGGTATCGAGAAAGAACAGGGCGTCAGACAGGGCTTTCAGATTGGTGTCCAGTGCCGCCGGGTTCAAAAACTGGGAGCGATAGTTGTCGGCATCAATTTGCCAGGCACCCACCACGCGCTGTGCGGCCTGGTCAATATCGGTGGCTAACTTCTCTGCGTAGGCGCAGCGTAACTGTTTGCGCTCCTGCTCAGGGCGTTCGTTCCAGTCGGCGGTTTCGGTAATTTGGCTGGGGCAAGTGTGGGCCAGCGAATCATTGAACAGCAGGTATTCCACCGCGCCCAGGCCACGCTGATTGGCGGAGCGGCCGCTGAGGCTGAAGCTGGGGTTGGTGTCGGCCAGGACCACCGCCTGGTCCACACCGCAGGTGCTCAATGTCGTGCCCCGGGTGAAGGCGGAAATACGATTGCGCAGGGCGTTGTTATTGGCCTGGATCGGGCCGAGCTCATGGAGTGTGGTGGCTTGCCAGGCGTCCATGGTGCTTTTCCAGGCTTGCTGCGCTGATGCCCGAGCATCCGCTTCGCCGGCGCTGCCGATGGCATCACAGTAGAGCCCAAGTGGGCCTTGCGCGGCCGCGAGGGTGGCGGTGTCGTTGGCCAGGGTTTCGTAGTTGGGCACGATGATGTTGTCGGCGTAGTTGGCCAGCATGCCAACAAAGTCAAAATTCTCGGCATTGACAGCATCGCCGCTGCCGCCACCACCATTATTGACACAGGCCGTCAGGGGAAGGGTTGCCGCTAAAATCAGGCTGAAAGCGAAGGATTTCATGCGCTCATCTCTGTTGTACGTAAAAAAAGGCGCTGTGCGCGCCTTTTATTGGGTAACGAGGGTTTCGTTGGTGCTGCAGTTTACCAGTTTGCGACATCCTGGCTATCAAAGCCGTAGGCGGTCTGCAGGGTGGCGCGGATCTCCAGCAGGTCGGCAATGTAGGCGTCGATGGCGGCCTGGGCAGTACCGCTGGGCGCAACACCCGCTTGGGAGCCGTCAGCCAGTACTGGCGCAACACCCATGGTGTCGAGCAGTTCTTTCAGGTCAGACAGGTCGATGCCGTCGACACTGCCATCCCGGAAGGGCGAGTTGGGGCTGAACTGCAGGCCCAGTGCGAAGCCTTTCATTTCGCCCCAGTGCTTGGCCAAATCCAGGAAGTTGGCGACGTCGGCGAACTCACCGTTGTTGAACTTAGCCATATCGGCGCGAACGTCGTTGATGTAATGCACCACCGTGGCGGCGATACATTTTTCCCAGGTTTTGGCGGCAGTTTCGATGTAGCCATTCAGCTCTTCGAGTTCAGCCGCGCTCAAACCGCCATTGGCAGAGGCCTGGTTAATCAGGAAACGACCGGCAACGAAGGCATCAAAAGCTTCTTTGGTGAAGTTGGTGCCAGTGGTGCTGCCCGCGTCGCGCTTGGCGCAGTTGGTGGAATTGGCAAAGTTAACCTCACTGCGCAGATCGATGCTGCCGTCACCGTCGCTGTCTTTGTAGAACTCGGTACCCGCGATCTCGGCATCGGTGTAGCTGTTGTAGTCGCGGGCGGCACCGAAGTAACCAAAGGCTTCATCCCACTTGTGCTCAGCGAAGGTATAGGGGGCCTCGCCATCCTGCTCGTGGTTGGCGTCATCGCTGAAGTCGGTTTGCAGGTAGTCGTTGGTGCCCTGGGAAAAGGTGACCGCGCCGAGCAGGAATTTCTGAATGAGCTGGCGGTAGTCACGGCCAAAGGCATCAACGGTGACGGTGCCAATGTTGGCAGAAACCGCCCCGGCAGTGGTGATGCTGGGATCATTGCCATCAACCGCTTCGGCGGCAACGCGCTCGATAAACAGGTCGACCAGGTCGATCGGCCGTGACGGCGAAGACAGCTCTGCCCAACCAAAGAATTCACCGCCAATCAACATGTTGGCCTCACCGCCGCCAGTGCTGTTGCCGCCAGCGATTTTGTCGGACAGATTTTTGCCCGTGGAGATATCACCGTAGGTTGGGCCGGGGATGAGTGTTTCGCCGTCGAGGCTGTATTCATAATTCACGCTGTCAACGTCGCCGCTGACGTAGAAGCTCAGGTCTGCTTCGATGTCGCTCGCCGAACCGCCTGGATTTTCGCTGAGGCTAACCAGCTTTGCGACCAGGTCTTCAATCAAAATCTGGCGTGCAGTTTGGCCAGTGTAGCTGACGGCACTTTCACCAGCGGTGATCTTGCTTTCAAAGGTGTAGGTGCTGGGCGCAGTGGGTGTGCCGTTATCGTCGTCGTCGCTGCTACCGCCGCCGCCACCGCCACCGCAGGCGGAAAGTAACAGGATGAGAGCTGGCAGGGTGGCTTTCTTGAAGAAGTCGGTGGCGTTATGCATTGCTGATCCTTGTATAA is part of the Spongiibacter taiwanensis genome and encodes:
- a CDS encoding TonB-dependent receptor family protein; its protein translation is MNLLRNPLIFGALLSSTAALAQSDKQPEEVLVTGGKDAILSLGGSAQLIDETMLDQFDFSDLNQVMSTLPGVYIREEDGYGLRPNIGIRGATSERSQKITIMEDGILITPAPYAAPAAYYIPNISRMSAVEVVKGPAAIVHGPHTVGGAINFASRPISEERESEIDLSYGTDNYQKAQFFSSETVGEFGYAIDLLRFSGDGFKELDGGGDTGFERNDINVKLSWKPQGGSEKNHAFTLKLGYADEDADETYLGLTEADFDDDPYRRYRASQLDHFTSEHSQLHLGHSFDLNDSISVSSAVYWHQFDRSWNKLDGFIDGVAIRDVFANPDIFTRELGILRGEINSNGSDADMLDVTNNDRQYGSYGAQTAMKMQFSQGDIDHNLDVGLRIHSDYVERDHSIRGYLMTDGAMINDGQQRGDKELNEASADAIALYVSDTLSWRDFKLTVGLRHEEIDGDADDDLAGTSNSKSQSETLPGVSLYWQYTENLGLLAGVNRGFSPASPSASSGVDPELSTNYEYGLRYQNQNLSLEAIGFFSDYENLLGRCRASDTNCNAGEEFNGGEAEIAGVEVLGQWSHQLSDALTGEVMLSYTYTETAFQSDFSSSFSQWGEVEAGDELPYIPEQIARLQLGAKATRWEAYVAFSYQSEMRDVAGSEPIGQVTHTDAYTTVDASASWFVDQNWTLQLSVDNLLDEEAVVSLRPFGARPNKPRTLRLRVKYAF
- a CDS encoding imelysin family protein, producing MKSFAFSLILAATLPLTACVNNGGGGSGDAVNAENFDFVGMLANYADNIIVPNYETLANDTATLAAAQGPLGLYCDAIGSAGEADARASAQQAWKSTMDAWQATTLHELGPIQANNNALRNRISAFTRGTTLSTCGVDQAVVLADTNPSFSLSGRSANQRGLGAVEYLLFNDSLAHTCPSQITETADWNERPEQERKQLRCAYAEKLATDIDQAAQRVVGAWQIDADNYRSQFLNPAALDTNLKALSDALFFLDTDTKDAKLGIPLGISAACSQVSCPEVIESPFAQYSLNNISINVQSFLRLLEGGNGLGFDDIIAQAGVPEVTELMRENSNAAIEEIDTMTLSLRQQVEGIANEEDAQACVDAANTPDGERSRPACNLFGYIRRVTDTLKVGFVAAVDVDLPDRAQSDND
- a CDS encoding DUF4856 domain-containing protein; this encodes MHNATDFFKKATLPALILLLSACGGGGGGGSSDDDDNGTPTAPSTYTFESKITAGESAVSYTGQTARQILIEDLVAKLVSLSENPGGSASDIEADLSFYVSGDVDSVNYEYSLDGETLIPGPTYGDISTGKNLSDKIAGGNSTGGGEANMLIGGEFFGWAELSSPSRPIDLVDLFIERVAAEAVDGNDPSITTAGAVSANIGTVTVDAFGRDYRQLIQKFLLGAVTFSQGTNDYLQTDFSDDANHEQDGEAPYTFAEHKWDEAFGYFGAARDYNSYTDAEIAGTEFYKDSDGDGSIDLRSEVNFANSTNCAKRDAGSTTGTNFTKEAFDAFVAGRFLINQASANGGLSAAELEELNGYIETAAKTWEKCIAATVVHYINDVRADMAKFNNGEFADVANFLDLAKHWGEMKGFALGLQFSPNSPFRDGSVDGIDLSDLKELLDTMGVAPVLADGSQAGVAPSGTAQAAIDAYIADLLEIRATLQTAYGFDSQDVANW